From Phycodurus eques isolate BA_2022a chromosome 13, UOR_Pequ_1.1, whole genome shotgun sequence, a single genomic window includes:
- the ahsg2 gene encoding alpha-2-HS-glycoprotein 2: protein MNRLSIIVVLGLLALGCAQLSLRQPECDSPEAEEAALVAQDYLNGQHTHGYKYALNRIEDIKIISKPDADDVYVVEVDLLETDCHVLDPTPVANCTVRPKALTAVEGDCDVVLKRVGGVLTVTAFKCKTEESTEDLCLGCPILLPLNDTKALDLVHASLATFNNITVNTTYSLLEVGRMSTQIVSGGPRYLAEYVIAEANCTNDVCVPLNDVMANRGICTAKGLGTAHAVDCKMFPVMVPPQDANSTYVFPTSHVRTQNVTRKHGLRHYKLTSIHNPHITGLLSAETASESSEVVSVATPALLNATASVASTPAADTSSASVSAEVPVVVVKRDVPAAPATVTDPVLLIPRCPGRVRFFS from the exons ATGAATCGGCTAAGTATCATAGTGGTTCTGGGACTACTGGCACTCGGGTGCGCTCAGCTCAGTCTTCGTCAGCCCGAGTGTGACTCTCCTGAGGCAGAAGAAGCCGCATTGGTGGCTCAGGATTACCTCAATGGCCAGCATACTCATGGCTACAAATATGCACTAAACAGGATTGAGGACATCAAGATCATCTCTAAG CCCGACGCAGATGACGTGTATGTCGTTGAAGTGGACCTTCTGGAGACAGATTGTCACGTGTTGGACCCCACACCTGTTGCTAACTGCACAGTCCGACCCAAAGCACTGACG GCAGTAGAAGGAGACTGTGACGTGGTTCTGAAAAGGGTTGGAGGAGTGCTGACTGTCACAGCGTTCAAGTGTAAGACAGAAG AATCAACAGAGGACCTCTGTTTGGGCTGTCCTATCCTCCTTCCACTGAACGACACCAAAGCACTGGACTTGGTGCACGCCTCTCTGGCAACCTTCAACAACATCACGGTCAATACAACATACTCTCTACTTGAGGTCGGAAGAATGTCGACACAG ATTGTCTCCGGTGGGCCTCGCTATTTGGCTGAATACGTTATCGCTGAGGCTAATTGCACTAATGATGTCTGTGTGCCGCTGAATGATGTCATGGCT AATCGTGGTATTTGCACTGCCAAAGGCCTAGGAACTGCCCACGCAGTAGACTGCAAGATGTTTCCCGTTATG GTACCGCCTCAGGATGCAAACAGCACTTACGTCTTTCCGACAAGCCATGTGCGCACACAAAACGTGACCAGAAAGCATGGTCTAAGACACTACAAGCTGACTTCGATCCACAACCCGCATATTACTGGTCTTCTGTCTGCCGAGACGGCGTCAGAATCTTCTGAAGTGGTGTCCGTAGCAACTCCTGCACTGTTAAATGCTACAGCGTCTGTTGCCTCAACCCCAGCTGCTGACACATCATCAGCCTCAGTCAGTGCAGAGGTTCCTGTTGTGGTGGTTAAGAGAGACGTGCCCGCCGCACCCGCCACAGTAACAGACCCTGTTCTCCTGATACCACGATGCCCAGGAAGGGTCAGATTCTTTTCTTAA